In Leptospira sp. WS58.C1, a single genomic region encodes these proteins:
- the nirB gene encoding nitrite reductase large subunit NirB has product MKRKLVILGNGMVGHRFAEKIAEYGGTEKFEVTILGEEPRRAYDRVHLSEYFTNRSADSLYLSPSDWYRTNGIRLLLSEPAISVDTVSRKVVTSAGTELPFDELVIATGSSAFVPNFEGVDKQGVFVYRTIEDLEKIMTYAKQVSKVAVLGGGLLGLEAAKAVLDMGKESHVVEFASRLMPRQLDEAASSVLKSKIESLGVRIHLNKETKKALGDSNFQGLEFVDGSVLEVEMLIISAGIRPRDELAKNSGIEVGQRGGIIVDDELRTNVYGVYAIGEVSLHKGMIYGLVAPGYEMAEILAYNLCSPGQKTKSYAGSDLSTKLKLIGVDVASFGDALGQTEHLPIAYTNPRTGVYKKLVISPDGKKLKGGILVGDADAYSNLLTLYLNNVELPAEPESLIVGTPSEEGSAFGSLPDDAKICSCNNVSKGDLLGAIRSGSCSDLKGLKECTKAGTGCGGCIPQMNSILKEELRAQGKVVTEHVCEHFKYSRQELFQIAKVKGIRSFEELIRSHGMGNGCEVCKPAVASIIASIYNEPIQKHREIQDTNDKYLANIQRGGTYSVVPRIPGGEITPDKLIVIGQIAKKYDLYCKITGGQRIDLLGARMEQLPDIWKDLVEEGFESGHAYGKAMRTVKSCVGSTWCRYGVQDSTAFAIRIEERYRGIRAPHKLKSAVSGCIRECAEARGKDFGIIATEKGWNLYVGGNGGVNPKHAILLAADLDEETCIKYIDRFLMFYIRTADKLTRTSAWLEQMEGGIEYLKDVIINDRLGINKDLEEEMNHLVGTYVCEWKDVVEDPEKQKKYKHFINSEDSDPTVRFIEERGQKRPVDWPKKELVSN; this is encoded by the coding sequence ATGAAACGGAAGTTAGTAATTCTTGGGAACGGAATGGTGGGTCATAGATTCGCCGAAAAGATCGCAGAGTACGGTGGTACTGAAAAATTTGAAGTAACTATTCTAGGAGAAGAACCTAGGAGAGCTTACGATCGGGTTCATCTTTCCGAATATTTCACGAATAGATCCGCAGATTCACTTTATCTTTCTCCTTCCGATTGGTATAGAACCAACGGGATCCGCTTATTACTCTCGGAGCCCGCTATTTCAGTGGATACGGTTTCCAGAAAAGTCGTCACTTCTGCCGGGACTGAATTACCCTTTGATGAACTAGTAATAGCTACCGGTTCTTCCGCGTTTGTTCCGAATTTCGAAGGTGTTGATAAACAAGGAGTTTTCGTTTATCGAACTATTGAAGATTTAGAAAAGATCATGACTTATGCTAAACAAGTCTCCAAAGTCGCAGTACTTGGCGGAGGTTTATTAGGTTTAGAAGCCGCTAAAGCGGTTTTAGACATGGGAAAAGAAAGTCATGTGGTGGAATTCGCTTCTCGTTTAATGCCCAGACAATTGGATGAGGCAGCTTCTTCCGTTCTAAAATCAAAAATAGAATCCCTAGGCGTTCGTATTCATCTAAACAAAGAAACCAAAAAAGCATTAGGCGATTCTAATTTCCAAGGACTGGAATTTGTAGACGGATCCGTTTTAGAAGTGGAGATGTTGATTATTTCTGCAGGTATCCGACCCAGAGATGAACTGGCAAAAAACTCCGGAATAGAGGTCGGACAAAGAGGCGGGATCATCGTAGACGACGAGTTAAGGACGAATGTGTATGGCGTGTACGCGATCGGAGAGGTATCGCTTCATAAAGGAATGATCTACGGACTTGTTGCCCCAGGTTATGAAATGGCTGAAATACTCGCTTATAATCTTTGCAGCCCTGGACAAAAAACAAAATCTTATGCAGGTTCCGATCTTTCCACAAAACTAAAACTCATCGGAGTGGATGTCGCTTCTTTCGGCGATGCGTTAGGGCAAACAGAACATCTTCCTATCGCTTACACGAACCCTCGGACGGGGGTTTATAAAAAATTGGTAATTTCTCCTGACGGTAAAAAACTGAAAGGGGGAATACTTGTAGGAGATGCGGATGCATATTCCAACCTTCTCACTCTTTATTTAAATAATGTAGAACTTCCTGCCGAGCCGGAGTCCTTGATCGTAGGTACTCCATCTGAAGAAGGATCCGCATTCGGCTCTCTTCCTGACGATGCAAAGATCTGTTCTTGTAATAACGTTTCTAAAGGAGATCTTTTAGGCGCGATCCGTTCCGGTTCTTGTTCCGATCTGAAAGGTTTAAAAGAATGTACCAAGGCCGGAACAGGTTGTGGTGGTTGTATCCCTCAGATGAATTCCATCTTGAAGGAAGAACTTCGCGCACAAGGGAAAGTGGTTACGGAACATGTATGCGAACATTTTAAATATTCCAGACAAGAGTTGTTCCAGATCGCAAAGGTAAAAGGGATCCGCAGTTTCGAAGAGTTGATCCGCTCTCATGGTATGGGGAACGGTTGCGAGGTTTGTAAACCTGCTGTGGCTTCTATCATTGCTAGCATTTATAACGAACCGATCCAAAAACATAGAGAGATCCAAGATACCAACGATAAGTATCTGGCTAATATCCAAAGAGGCGGAACTTACTCCGTCGTTCCTCGTATCCCCGGCGGTGAGATCACTCCGGATAAGTTAATCGTGATCGGACAGATCGCGAAAAAGTACGATCTTTATTGCAAGATCACCGGCGGTCAAAGGATAGATCTACTTGGCGCAAGAATGGAACAACTTCCCGACATCTGGAAAGACCTAGTGGAAGAAGGTTTCGAAAGCGGGCATGCATACGGTAAAGCTATGCGAACCGTTAAAAGTTGTGTGGGTTCTACTTGGTGTAGATACGGAGTACAAGATAGCACCGCATTTGCGATCCGTATCGAAGAAAGATACAGAGGGATCAGAGCTCCTCATAAATTAAAATCAGCAGTCTCAGGTTGTATCAGAGAATGTGCGGAAGCAAGAGGTAAAGACTTCGGCATCATCGCCACTGAAAAAGGCTGGAACCTTTATGTCGGCGGGAACGGAGGAGTAAATCCTAAACACGCGATCCTTCTTGCTGCAGACTTGGACGAAGAGACCTGCATCAAATATATTGATAGATTCCTAATGTTCTATATCAGAACGGCGGATAAACTTACTAGAACATCCGCTTGGTTAGAGCAAATGGAAGGCGGGATAGAATATCTAAAAGATGTGATCATCAATGACAGACTCGGCATCAACAAAGACCTGGAAGAAGAGATGAATCATCTTGTCGGGACCTACGTTTGTGAATGGAAGGATGTGGTAGAAGATCCTGAAAAACAAAAAAAATATAAACATTTTATAAACAGCGAAGATTCAGATCCTACAGTACGTTTCATCGAAGAAAGAGGACAAAAGCGTCCTGTAGACTGGCCTAAAAAAGAATTGGTTTCGAACTAG
- the nirD gene encoding nitrite reductase small subunit NirD, whose product MNTTAKEPVWIPVSTISEFPDDGGVCAKVYGEQIAIFHFSSRNEWFACENKCPHTEDMVLSRGMVGDSQGEPKVACPMHKKSFSLRTGACISGEEYSVKTYPVHIEDGTVYIGIEDPGTQG is encoded by the coding sequence ATGAACACAACCGCAAAAGAACCTGTTTGGATACCCGTTAGTACAATAAGTGAATTTCCGGACGATGGTGGAGTCTGCGCCAAGGTTTACGGAGAACAAATCGCAATCTTTCATTTCAGTTCCAGGAATGAATGGTTTGCATGCGAGAATAAATGTCCTCACACAGAAGACATGGTCTTATCGAGAGGAATGGTCGGTGATTCTCAAGGAGAACCTAAAGTTGCATGTCCTATGCATAAAAAATCATTCTCCTTAAGGACGGGAGCTTGTATCAGCGGAGAAGAATATTCCGTAAAAACATACCCTGTCCATATCGAGGACGGGACCGTTTATATCGGGATCGAAGACCCGGGAACTCAGGGTTAG
- the cobA gene encoding uroporphyrinogen-III C-methyltransferase translates to MNFTAGKVYLVGAGPGNPDLLTVRAVKLLRKADVVLYDDLVSAGVLKYCKKPAVLEYVGKRIGQHSCLQTEINRKLGEYAKQYSNIVRLKGGDPSIYGRAGEEIEYLASLGIECEILAGVTTASGAASSLGIPLTHREYAREILFLSGHKKTGKNPESFEDLILEDKTVLVYMGLNSLESIRENLLESGNSGSTPMAFIENATLPTQRLVLANLDTCLEKAEKFQIKTPALLIFGEIIRFYTELQRLKDEGRISYC, encoded by the coding sequence ATGAATTTCACCGCAGGAAAAGTATATTTAGTAGGCGCAGGCCCGGGTAATCCGGACCTTCTCACCGTTCGTGCAGTAAAACTATTAAGAAAAGCTGATGTAGTTCTGTACGATGATCTGGTTTCTGCGGGAGTTTTGAAATACTGTAAAAAACCCGCAGTCTTGGAATATGTAGGTAAAAGGATCGGACAACATAGCTGTCTCCAGACTGAGATCAATCGAAAATTAGGGGAATATGCTAAACAATATTCTAATATAGTTCGGTTGAAAGGCGGAGATCCTTCCATATACGGAAGAGCCGGAGAAGAAATAGAATATCTTGCTTCCTTAGGGATTGAATGTGAAATTTTAGCCGGAGTCACAACAGCATCAGGGGCAGCTTCCAGTTTGGGAATTCCACTCACGCATAGAGAATATGCAAGAGAGATCCTTTTCTTATCAGGTCATAAGAAAACCGGAAAAAATCCGGAAAGTTTCGAAGACTTGATCTTAGAAGATAAAACGGTTTTGGTTTATATGGGATTGAACAGTCTGGAAAGTATCCGGGAGAATTTATTGGAATCCGGAAATTCAGGCTCCACTCCTATGGCTTTCATTGAAAACGCTACACTTCCCACCCAAAGATTGGTGTTAGCAAATCTGGATACCTGTCTAGAGAAAGCGGAAAAATTCCAGATCAAGACACCGGCACTTTTGATCTTTGGGGAAATCATTCGCTTTTATACGGAGTTACAAAGACTAAAAGATGAAGGTAGGATTTCCTATTGTTAG
- the moaCB gene encoding bifunctional molybdenum cofactor biosynthesis protein MoaC/MoaB: MNDITGKKTTLRTAQAEGFVFCKPETIIRIKENTLPKGDLFGVAKAAALLGSKKTAELIPHCHPVSIDSFQIEFEVLSDKNAVRILATAKSIGKTGIEMEALTGVSVASLVIYDLLKPIDKELEISLIRLLDKKGGKTDSQITKFAAGSKAGILVCSDSTFQGKREDGSGKAILNLLKEHDVETVKSEILPDEPEQIRNTILEWSKLGLDLIVTTGGTGLGPRDNTPEAVKEILEQEIPGIAEAMRSFGQDRTPFAMLSRSIAGRIGKTLVVSVPGSTNGATESLQAILPAVFHAKKMMRGEGH; this comes from the coding sequence ATGAACGATATCACCGGAAAGAAAACAACGCTTAGAACTGCCCAAGCGGAGGGTTTTGTATTCTGCAAACCGGAAACCATTATCAGGATCAAAGAAAACACCCTTCCCAAAGGAGATCTTTTCGGAGTGGCAAAGGCAGCCGCACTTTTAGGTTCTAAAAAAACTGCAGAATTGATCCCTCATTGCCATCCAGTCTCCATTGATTCCTTCCAAATAGAATTCGAAGTCCTTTCCGACAAAAACGCTGTCCGAATCTTGGCCACAGCTAAGTCCATAGGAAAAACTGGCATAGAGATGGAAGCTTTGACTGGCGTAAGCGTAGCTTCATTAGTGATTTACGATTTACTAAAACCAATCGATAAAGAGTTAGAAATTTCCTTGATCCGTCTTTTAGACAAGAAGGGAGGAAAAACGGACTCTCAGATCACGAAATTTGCCGCAGGCTCTAAGGCAGGGATCTTAGTTTGTTCCGACTCCACTTTCCAAGGAAAAAGAGAAGACGGCTCCGGAAAAGCAATCCTAAATCTATTAAAAGAACATGATGTAGAAACCGTTAAATCGGAAATTTTACCTGACGAACCGGAACAGATCCGAAATACAATATTAGAATGGTCTAAACTAGGTTTGGATCTGATCGTCACCACAGGTGGGACCGGGCTCGGCCCCAGAGACAATACTCCGGAAGCGGTTAAGGAGATCCTAGAACAAGAGATCCCGGGGATCGCGGAAGCAATGAGATCTTTCGGTCAAGATCGGACTCCATTTGCAATGTTATCCCGATCTATCGCAGGTAGAATAGGCAAAACCTTAGTGGTGTCCGTTCCGGGAAGTACGAATGGGGCGACTGAAAGTTTGCAGGCCATTCTTCCCGCCGTATTCCACGCAAAAAAAATGATGAGAGGAGAAGGACATTGA
- a CDS encoding molybdopterin molybdotransferase MoeA: protein MISVQEALSLVESAASVSFSENTNLENSLGKVLREKIYADRDYPPFHRATMDGFALKSEGFSENRIYSYTRELHAGESFQLENGEEAIRIMTGAPVPDGFDLVIKIEDSEDVGISNGKKQVRFRTEKSAPFSNIAIQGEDLKQDQEILKEGTFISASVLSLLSSLGKYSIQTSKLPRVRVISTGNEIVGPGEIPKPWQIRDSNSYSIRSLLQKYGIVPLSVTRAGDDPILLEKAVQEGLDSDLLILSGGVSMGNLDLVPKILKASGVKEIFHKVRIKPGKPIWFGKKNDQAVFGLPGNPFSVQVCFRIFVEAYLRKFLGLPSEKPIYLPFAGERKKKNKLTEFFPVSYETKDQTFLSEKKFNGSGDIRAGIFSDGLGVQFSDTETLKERDVLEFYPWT from the coding sequence TTGATCTCTGTCCAAGAGGCGCTTTCACTCGTCGAATCTGCTGCGAGTGTTTCTTTTTCCGAAAATACAAACTTGGAAAATTCTCTTGGTAAAGTCCTGAGAGAAAAGATCTATGCGGATAGGGATTATCCTCCTTTTCATCGGGCGACCATGGATGGATTTGCTTTGAAGTCCGAAGGTTTTTCGGAAAATCGGATCTATTCTTATACAAGAGAATTACATGCGGGAGAATCTTTCCAATTGGAAAACGGAGAAGAAGCCATTCGTATTATGACCGGTGCTCCTGTTCCGGATGGTTTTGATCTCGTTATAAAGATAGAAGATTCCGAAGATGTAGGAATTTCTAATGGAAAGAAACAGGTTCGCTTTCGTACGGAGAAATCCGCCCCTTTCTCCAATATAGCGATCCAAGGAGAAGATCTAAAACAAGACCAAGAGATCCTAAAAGAAGGTACTTTCATTAGCGCTTCCGTCTTGTCTTTACTTTCTTCTTTGGGAAAATATTCCATCCAAACTTCCAAACTTCCCAGAGTGAGAGTGATCTCGACAGGCAACGAGATCGTAGGTCCCGGTGAAATCCCGAAACCTTGGCAGATTAGAGATTCCAATTCCTACTCTATCCGATCTTTATTACAAAAATATGGTATAGTCCCTCTATCCGTTACTAGAGCCGGAGATGATCCTATCCTTTTGGAAAAAGCGGTGCAGGAAGGATTAGATTCGGATCTCCTCATTCTTTCCGGCGGAGTCTCTATGGGAAATTTAGACTTGGTCCCTAAAATTCTGAAAGCCTCCGGGGTGAAGGAAATCTTTCATAAAGTAAGGATCAAACCTGGAAAACCGATTTGGTTCGGTAAAAAGAACGACCAGGCAGTTTTTGGTCTCCCGGGAAATCCTTTTAGCGTTCAGGTTTGTTTCCGGATATTTGTAGAAGCGTATTTGAGAAAATTTTTAGGACTTCCTTCTGAGAAACCGATCTATCTGCCTTTCGCGGGAGAAAGAAAGAAGAAAAACAAACTAACCGAGTTCTTCCCGGTCTCTTATGAGACCAAAGACCAAACTTTTTTATCGGAAAAGAAGTTTAATGGAAGTGGAGATATTCGAGCGGGAATTTTTTCGGACGGACTCGGAGTCCAATTTTCGGATACGGAAACTCTGAAAGAGAGAGATGTATTGGAATTCTATCCCTGGACTTAA
- a CDS encoding NADP-dependent isocitrate dehydrogenase, which yields MSSKKKIAVAKGDGIGPEIMDATLRILEAAGASIEPIFIDIGEQVYKKGHSAGIEPASWDILRDTKVFFKAPITTPQGGGYKSLNVTVRTTLGLFANVRPCISLYPYVDTKHPKLDVVIVRENEEDLYTGIEHKQTSDTVQCLKLISRPGSEKIIRYAFEYAKAYGRKKVTAMVKDNIMKQSDGLFHEVFKEIAKEYPDIEAASEIIDIGAAHLAERPQTYDVVVTLNLYGDIISDIVAQVAGSVGMAGSANIGEVVSMFEAIHGSAPDIAGKNIANPSGLINAAVMMLVHLGQPDIAAKIQNAWLLTIEEGIHTGDIYKAGVSRIKVGTKEFGEAVIGNLGHLPEKFKPISFGKAKAIHIPEYKRTILKKELVGVDVFLDWVPGTSEELAKKLSAVSGDLKLRMITNRGVKVYPNGAPETFLTDHWRCRFVNPETPDTESGDGFIKIQPEQIAKLLLRISEAGLDSIQTDNLYKFQGKRAFSLGGGE from the coding sequence ATGAGCTCGAAGAAAAAAATCGCTGTCGCTAAAGGAGATGGGATCGGTCCGGAAATTATGGACGCTACTCTTAGGATCTTAGAAGCGGCAGGTGCGAGCATTGAACCGATCTTTATAGATATCGGAGAACAGGTCTACAAAAAAGGCCATAGTGCAGGAATAGAACCGGCGTCTTGGGATATTCTCCGCGACACAAAAGTATTTTTTAAAGCTCCAATCACAACCCCTCAAGGTGGCGGTTATAAAAGTTTAAACGTTACCGTTCGAACCACTTTAGGACTATTCGCTAACGTTAGACCCTGTATTTCTCTTTACCCTTACGTGGATACTAAACATCCGAAGTTAGACGTGGTTATCGTAAGGGAGAATGAAGAGGACCTTTACACAGGTATAGAACACAAACAAACTTCCGACACCGTACAATGTCTAAAATTAATTTCCAGACCAGGCTCCGAGAAGATCATACGTTATGCATTCGAGTATGCAAAAGCTTACGGCAGAAAGAAAGTAACCGCGATGGTAAAAGACAATATTATGAAACAATCCGATGGATTGTTTCATGAAGTCTTCAAAGAAATTGCAAAAGAATATCCCGATATAGAAGCTGCAAGCGAGATCATCGACATCGGTGCGGCTCATTTAGCGGAAAGACCTCAAACTTATGACGTAGTGGTTACCTTAAATTTATACGGAGATATCATTTCCGATATAGTCGCTCAGGTCGCTGGTTCGGTAGGTATGGCAGGGTCTGCAAACATAGGAGAAGTTGTCTCCATGTTCGAAGCCATCCACGGCTCCGCCCCCGACATAGCGGGAAAAAATATCGCAAATCCAAGTGGACTGATCAACGCAGCAGTCATGATGCTTGTCCACTTAGGACAACCCGATATCGCAGCCAAGATCCAAAACGCTTGGTTACTTACGATCGAAGAAGGGATCCACACCGGAGATATCTACAAAGCTGGTGTAAGCCGTATCAAAGTAGGAACAAAAGAATTCGGAGAAGCTGTTATCGGAAACCTAGGACATCTTCCCGAAAAATTCAAACCTATCTCTTTTGGAAAAGCAAAAGCGATCCATATACCGGAATACAAAAGGACAATTCTAAAAAAAGAATTAGTAGGCGTGGATGTATTTTTAGATTGGGTTCCCGGAACGTCCGAAGAGCTGGCAAAAAAACTAAGTGCCGTCTCAGGAGATCTGAAACTCAGAATGATCACGAATAGAGGAGTGAAAGTTTATCCGAACGGGGCTCCCGAAACCTTTTTAACGGATCATTGGAGATGCAGATTCGTAAATCCGGAAACTCCGGATACAGAATCGGGCGACGGCTTTATAAAGATCCAGCCGGAACAGATCGCAAAATTATTACTTAGGATCTCGGAAGCCGGCTTGGATAGTATTCAAACTGATAACTTATATAAGTTCCAAGGAAAAAGAGCCTTTTCCCTAGGTGGAGGAGAATAA
- a CDS encoding response regulator has product MNSLSKKQKLLLVDDDAIFVEIAKRTIEKTGAVESLKVFQDGEGAISFLREHQSDPDIIPDFIFLDINMPFMDGWQFLDEYANFVNSLSKKPEIYMVSSSVDDSDLRRAKEIPLVKDYIIKPVSLDSFKKILTNQS; this is encoded by the coding sequence ATGAATTCACTATCTAAAAAACAGAAACTTTTACTCGTCGATGACGATGCGATTTTTGTGGAAATCGCCAAAAGAACCATCGAAAAAACCGGCGCGGTCGAAAGTTTAAAAGTATTTCAGGATGGAGAAGGTGCGATCAGCTTTTTGCGAGAACATCAAAGCGATCCGGATATCATTCCTGATTTTATATTTTTGGATATAAATATGCCGTTTATGGACGGTTGGCAGTTTTTAGACGAGTACGCCAACTTTGTGAACTCGCTTAGCAAAAAGCCGGAAATCTATATGGTTAGCTCTTCCGTGGATGATTCAGATCTTAGAAGAGCGAAAGAAATTCCATTAGTAAAAGATTATATAATCAAACCTGTGTCTTTGGATTCGTTTAAAAAGATCCTAACAAACCAGTCCTAA
- a CDS encoding PAS domain S-box protein — protein MEERPGQEEIKLDQNQDLYRVLIETSRELICLHDPEGIYLYVNPIIETLTGFKPGELLGRDPYDFIHPDDRQRIRTDSHNPAKEGRPTVATQYRFLKKDGDYVWFQTLTQPIRNKEGKVTHLNTTSRDVTDQVQLTESLQQEKKFSSIMSELAKVGAWESNIETGILYWSSEIYKILERDPSLGIDRDTVYQKYSYPEDLEKLKENNLRVYQKGETYSVEHRMVTETGRVIWVRTQGKPAYSDGRIVGVYGAMQDITLSKLVEEEIRLSEKKFSEAFHSSGNGIILLDRNGHFLELNQSFAKMLGYEPDELLFKSFQDITYPEDLNIGAEAFRKIINGERDSAQFAKRYLHKKGHIVWVFITGVAVRKDSGELMFIVSQIQDISRKRILENILREKNARLRSVGTHLKERISQLEEFNQIVSHNMRSPIGNISTLVKFLEEAETEKERVEYMDYLKTTSDQLLTTLNEIVEVIKIRQSPKVVSEEILFESVFSRVKAMFLGQILEYEAEIIADFSESPSIIYPQVYLESIFLNLLSNSLKYRCESPHPVIRFKTYWSHGNHILEVQDNGLGIDLNKHGDQIFKLHKRFHRNTEGRGLGLFMTKNQIESLGGEIHVESTPGQGSKFIIHLSKANEFTI, from the coding sequence ATGGAAGAAAGACCGGGCCAAGAAGAAATCAAATTGGATCAAAACCAAGATTTGTACCGGGTCTTAATCGAAACCAGTCGAGAGTTGATCTGCCTCCACGATCCGGAGGGGATTTACTTATACGTTAATCCGATTATTGAAACTCTTACCGGTTTTAAACCGGGAGAATTGTTGGGCCGTGACCCGTACGATTTTATTCACCCTGATGATCGGCAGCGTATTCGTACGGATTCTCATAATCCTGCAAAAGAAGGAAGACCAACGGTCGCTACCCAATATCGTTTTTTAAAGAAGGATGGGGACTATGTTTGGTTCCAAACGTTGACCCAGCCTATACGAAATAAAGAAGGCAAGGTAACTCACTTAAACACAACTTCCAGAGATGTTACGGACCAAGTACAGCTAACGGAGAGTTTGCAGCAGGAAAAAAAATTTTCCTCTATTATGTCGGAACTCGCAAAGGTAGGAGCCTGGGAATCTAATATTGAAACCGGGATTTTATATTGGTCATCTGAAATTTATAAGATCTTGGAGAGAGACCCTTCTCTCGGAATTGATAGGGATACCGTTTACCAAAAATATTCTTATCCCGAAGATCTGGAAAAATTAAAGGAGAATAACTTAAGAGTTTATCAGAAAGGTGAGACTTACTCTGTAGAGCATAGGATGGTCACTGAGACGGGACGAGTTATCTGGGTAAGGACTCAAGGGAAGCCTGCTTATTCCGATGGAAGGATCGTTGGTGTATACGGAGCGATGCAGGATATCACTCTTTCTAAATTGGTGGAAGAAGAGATCCGTCTAAGTGAGAAAAAATTTTCGGAAGCATTTCATAGTTCTGGTAACGGGATCATCCTTCTGGATAGGAACGGCCACTTTTTGGAACTGAATCAGTCATTCGCTAAGATGTTGGGGTATGAACCGGATGAGCTTCTTTTCAAATCTTTCCAAGATATTACTTATCCTGAAGATCTGAATATAGGAGCAGAAGCATTTCGTAAAATAATAAATGGAGAAAGAGATAGCGCTCAATTTGCCAAAAGGTACTTACACAAAAAAGGACATATCGTATGGGTATTCATCACCGGGGTTGCGGTTCGAAAAGATTCAGGAGAGTTGATGTTCATTGTTTCTCAGATCCAGGATATTTCCCGCAAACGGATCTTAGAAAATATCCTTAGAGAAAAGAACGCAAGGCTAAGATCCGTAGGGACTCACTTGAAGGAGAGAATCTCTCAGTTGGAGGAATTCAACCAGATCGTTTCCCATAATATGAGATCCCCGATCGGGAACATCTCCACTTTAGTTAAATTTTTAGAAGAAGCAGAGACGGAAAAAGAAAGAGTCGAATACATGGACTATCTCAAGACGACCTCCGACCAATTACTTACTACATTAAACGAAATCGTAGAAGTTATTAAAATACGACAAAGTCCGAAGGTTGTTTCGGAAGAAATCCTGTTTGAATCCGTATTTTCCAGAGTAAAGGCAATGTTTTTGGGCCAAATATTGGAATATGAGGCGGAAATCATCGCAGACTTTTCGGAATCTCCTTCTATTATTTACCCTCAAGTGTATTTAGAGAGTATATTCTTAAATCTACTTTCCAATTCTTTGAAATATAGATGCGAATCCCCTCATCCGGTGATCCGATTTAAGACATACTGGTCTCACGGAAATCATATTTTGGAAGTGCAGGATAACGGTTTAGGAATTGACTTAAATAAACATGGGGATCAGATTTTTAAATTACACAAAAGATTTCACCGGAACACCGAGGGAAGGGGTTTGGGTCTATTTATGACCAAAAACCAAATCGAATCCTTGGGGGGCGAAATCCATGTGGAAAGTACTCCCGGTCAGGGCTCTAAATTTATCATTCATCTTTCGAAAGCAAATGAATTCACTATCTAA
- a CDS encoding ferredoxin gives MADKNDKVPENVPGKFYVDNSCVPCNDCLEEAPQLLKYTDDESKVYFHRQPATPEETIAARKAKEICPVEAIGDDGE, from the coding sequence ATGGCAGATAAGAATGACAAAGTTCCGGAAAATGTTCCGGGAAAATTCTATGTTGATAATAGCTGTGTTCCTTGTAATGACTGCTTGGAAGAGGCTCCTCAACTTTTGAAATATACCGACGATGAGTCTAAGGTATATTTCCATAGACAGCCTGCTACTCCGGAAGAAACAATTGCCGCTCGCAAAGCGAAGGAAATTTGTCCTGTCGAAGCGATCGGTGACGACGGAGAATAA